The Mycobacterium paragordonae genome includes a region encoding these proteins:
- a CDS encoding DUF2993 domain-containing protein, protein MTTPQGPRNEGPSGWARPGDQGPLGRPPGPADPATGRLHPGTPPGGLGQQPPTAPPPPQQSEQTDHMAAASADTRRINPTPPPMPGADRTTPIAQPPDEAGEVKKKRRSRRDPLAILLVLIIVFSLLIAGLIGAELYVRHEANNKLAAATACVVKDQATASFGVTPLVLWQVATDHYTNIRIETAGNQIRDAKGMKLQLNIQDINLENKGDSKGTIGALDATITWTTEGIKESVQNAIPILGEFVTSSVVTHPKDNTVELKGMLNDIVAKPVVSGGGIQLQIVSFNTLGFSLPKESVQSTLNDYTSSLTKNYPLGVRAESVDVTDSGVVARFAARNATIPAGNTDPCLADL, encoded by the coding sequence GTGACGACTCCGCAGGGACCACGCAACGAAGGCCCATCGGGATGGGCGCGTCCTGGCGATCAGGGACCGCTCGGCCGACCTCCGGGTCCCGCGGATCCCGCGACCGGACGGCTGCACCCCGGTACCCCGCCGGGCGGACTCGGACAGCAACCCCCGACCGCTCCGCCGCCACCACAGCAGTCTGAGCAGACGGACCACATGGCCGCCGCCAGTGCCGATACCCGGCGAATCAACCCCACCCCGCCGCCGATGCCCGGCGCCGACCGGACCACTCCGATCGCGCAGCCGCCGGACGAAGCCGGCGAGGTCAAGAAGAAGAGGCGCTCGCGGCGCGATCCGCTGGCCATCCTGCTGGTCTTGATCATCGTGTTCTCGCTGCTGATCGCCGGCCTGATCGGCGCCGAACTGTACGTGCGGCACGAAGCCAACAACAAGCTCGCCGCCGCGACGGCCTGCGTGGTGAAAGACCAGGCCACCGCGTCCTTCGGGGTGACGCCGCTGGTGCTGTGGCAGGTGGCCACCGACCACTACACCAACATCAGGATCGAGACCGCGGGCAACCAGATCCGCGACGCCAAGGGCATGAAGCTGCAGCTCAACATCCAAGACATCAACCTCGAGAACAAGGGTGACTCCAAGGGCACGATAGGCGCACTGGACGCCACCATCACCTGGACGACCGAGGGGATCAAGGAGTCGGTGCAGAACGCCATCCCGATTCTGGGCGAGTTCGTCACCAGCAGCGTGGTCACGCATCCCAAGGACAACACCGTCGAGCTCAAGGGCATGCTGAACGACATCGTCGCCAAGCCGGTGGTGTCCGGTGGCGGCATCCAGCTGCAGATCGTCAGCTTCAACACGCTCGGCTTCTCGCTGCCGAAAGAGTCGGTCCAGTCGACGCTCAACGACTACACCTCGAGCCTGACCAAGAACTACCCGCTGGGCGTTCGCGCGGAGAGCGTCGACGTCACCGACAGCGGAGTGGTCGCGCGTTTCGCCGCCCGCAACGCCACCATCCCGGCCGGTAACACCGACCCCTGCCTGGCCGATCTCTGA
- a CDS encoding carbon-nitrogen hydrolase family protein, which yields MRIALAQILSGTDPAANLQLVREYTERAAAAGAVLVVFPEATMCRFGVPLGPIAEPVDGPWANGLRRIAADAGITVVAGMFAPTDDGRVTNTLIAAGPGTPNEPDARYDKIHLYDAFGFTESRTVAPGRQPVVIDVDGVGVGLTLCYDIRFPALYTELADRGAQLIVVCASWGSGPGKLEQWTLLARARALDSTCFVLAAGQADPGGELSGSGAPTGVGGSLVASPLGDVVASAGSQPELLIADLDLDDVEKARDKIAVLRNRSTFVQVDRAESRR from the coding sequence ATGCGAATCGCACTGGCCCAGATCCTCAGCGGCACCGACCCGGCCGCAAATCTGCAGCTGGTGCGCGAGTACACCGAGCGCGCCGCCGCCGCCGGCGCCGTCCTGGTGGTGTTCCCGGAAGCCACCATGTGCCGGTTCGGGGTGCCGCTGGGGCCGATCGCCGAGCCGGTCGACGGTCCGTGGGCCAACGGCCTTCGCCGGATCGCGGCGGACGCCGGCATCACCGTCGTCGCGGGCATGTTCGCCCCCACGGACGACGGGCGGGTCACCAATACGCTGATCGCGGCCGGCCCCGGCACACCCAATGAGCCCGATGCCCGTTACGACAAGATCCACCTCTACGACGCATTCGGCTTCACCGAATCGCGCACCGTCGCGCCCGGCCGGCAACCGGTGGTTATCGATGTCGACGGGGTCGGGGTGGGCCTGACGCTGTGCTACGACATCCGGTTTCCCGCGCTCTACACAGAGCTGGCCGACCGTGGCGCGCAGCTGATCGTTGTCTGCGCGTCCTGGGGTTCCGGACCCGGCAAACTCGAGCAGTGGACGCTGCTGGCCCGGGCGCGCGCACTGGATTCGACGTGCTTCGTCCTCGCCGCCGGTCAGGCCGACCCGGGCGGTGAACTGAGCGGTTCGGGCGCGCCCACCGGCGTGGGCGGCAGCCTGGTGGCATCACCGCTGGGGGATGTCGTGGCTTCCGCGGGCTCCCAGCCGGAACTGCTGATCGCCGACCTCGACCTGGACGACGTGGAGAAAGCCCGGGACAAGATCGCGGTGCTGCGCAACCGATCAACTTTCGTTCAGGTTGATAGGGCAGAATCTCGGAGGTGA
- a CDS encoding DUF2505 domain-containing protein: protein MPRSFDMSADYEGTVRDVHQAFHDLAYWEARLAETPVDVASLESMRIGGESGDDGTIEVITHQTMLSQNLPALVTQLHRGDLCVRREETWGPIRDGIASASVAGSIVGAPVNLWGTALLQPVGESDCARMTLQLTIQVRVPFIGGKLERIIGNELGQLVTIEQRFTTRWLNNGGGSAARNGTG, encoded by the coding sequence ATGCCGCGTTCATTCGACATGTCGGCCGACTACGAGGGCACCGTCAGAGACGTTCACCAGGCCTTCCATGACTTGGCTTACTGGGAGGCCAGGCTCGCCGAAACGCCGGTCGACGTAGCCAGCCTGGAGTCGATGCGCATCGGCGGCGAGTCCGGCGATGACGGCACCATCGAGGTGATCACGCATCAGACGATGCTGAGCCAGAACCTGCCCGCGCTGGTCACACAGCTGCACCGGGGCGACCTCTGCGTACGGCGCGAGGAGACGTGGGGCCCGATCCGAGACGGCATCGCGAGCGCGTCGGTCGCCGGATCGATCGTGGGTGCGCCGGTCAACCTGTGGGGCACGGCGCTGCTGCAACCGGTCGGGGAATCGGACTGCGCCAGGATGACCCTGCAACTCACCATCCAGGTGCGGGTGCCGTTCATCGGCGGCAAGTTGGAGCGGATCATCGGCAACGAACTCGGCCAGCTGGTGACGATCGAGCAGCGCTTCACCACACGGTGGCTCAACAACGGGGGCGGATCGGCGGCGCGAAACGGAACCGGCTGA
- a CDS encoding UDP-N-acetylmuramate dehydrogenase, whose amino-acid sequence MKREVGSFFAGARVAESVPLAPLTTLRVGPVARRVITCESGDQVIAVLRALDAQAHGFDGGPVLVFAGGSNLVIGDGLPNLTVVRLANARIVVDGNLVRAEAGAVWDDVVIRSIEHGLGGLECLSGIPGSAGATPVQNVGAYGVEVSDTITRVRLLDRRSGEVGWVPAEDLRFAYRSSMLKRADGLDLPAIVLEVEFALDAGGRSAPLRYGELTTALGVATGERGDPRAVRAAVLALRARKGMVLDAGDHDTWSVGSFFTNPVVPREDYERLAAATDGPVPNYPAPDGVKLAAGWLVERAGFGKGFPDEKAPCRLSTKHALALTNRGNATAEDVIVLARTVRDGVRDVFGITLKPEPVLVGCSL is encoded by the coding sequence ATGAAACGGGAAGTCGGGTCGTTCTTTGCCGGCGCGCGCGTAGCCGAGTCGGTGCCGCTTGCACCGCTGACCACGCTGCGGGTAGGCCCGGTGGCGCGACGCGTAATCACCTGTGAGAGCGGCGATCAGGTGATCGCGGTGTTGCGGGCGCTGGACGCCCAAGCCCACGGCTTCGACGGCGGCCCTGTCTTGGTGTTTGCTGGCGGCTCCAATCTGGTGATCGGTGACGGACTGCCGAACCTCACCGTGGTCCGGTTGGCCAACGCCCGCATCGTCGTCGACGGCAACCTGGTGCGTGCCGAGGCGGGCGCGGTGTGGGACGACGTGGTGATCCGGTCCATCGAGCACGGGCTGGGTGGGCTGGAGTGCCTGTCGGGAATCCCCGGTTCCGCGGGGGCCACGCCGGTGCAGAACGTCGGCGCGTACGGCGTGGAGGTGTCCGACACCATCACCCGAGTGAGGCTGCTGGACCGGCGCAGCGGCGAGGTGGGTTGGGTGCCCGCTGAGGATCTGCGGTTCGCGTATCGCAGCAGCATGCTCAAACGGGCCGATGGACTCGATCTGCCCGCGATCGTCCTGGAAGTCGAGTTCGCGCTGGATGCCGGCGGACGCAGCGCGCCGCTGCGCTACGGAGAGCTGACCACGGCGCTGGGGGTGGCAACTGGGGAGCGTGGCGACCCGCGGGCGGTCCGCGCGGCGGTGCTGGCGTTGCGGGCCCGAAAGGGAATGGTGCTCGACGCCGGTGACCACGACACCTGGAGCGTGGGCTCGTTTTTCACCAACCCGGTGGTCCCGCGGGAGGACTACGAGCGTCTGGCCGCGGCAACCGACGGGCCGGTGCCGAACTATCCGGCGCCGGACGGGGTCAAACTGGCCGCGGGCTGGCTGGTGGAGCGCGCCGGTTTCGGGAAAGGGTTCCCCGACGAGAAGGCCCCGTGCCGGCTGTCCACCAAGCACGCACTCGCCCTCACCAACCGGGGTAACGCCACCGCGGAGGACGTGATCGTACTGGCGCGGACCGTGCGTGACGGAGTTCGTGACGTGTTTGGTATCACACTGAAACCCGAGCCTGTCCTGGTCGGATGCTCTTTATAG
- a CDS encoding L,D-transpeptidase yields MGERAFRPVSLTFVTTSRTPSSQGPINRRAALAAIGLGVFAPSVLAACAGGKITPQSEKKPPAAPKLSYQPANATEDVVPIAPISVSVTDGWFQKVALTNSAGKPVAGTFNQDRTVFMTTEPLGYDTTYNWSGSAVGHDGKAVPVAGKFITVTPKKKIDGGFQLADGQTVGIAAPIIIQFDAPISDKAAVERALTIKTNPPVEGSWAWLPDESQGARIHYRPREYYPAGTTVNVDAKFYGLPFGDGAYGLQDMSLNIQIGRRQVVKAEVSSHRIQVVTDAGVIMDFPCSYGEADKARNVTRNGIHVVTEKYADFYMSNPAAGYSNVHERWAVRISNNGEFIHANPSSAGAQGNSNVTNGCINLSTSDAAEYFPTAMYGDPVEVTGSSIQLSYSDGDIWDWAVDWDTWVAMSALPAPSGRPPGTQIPVTAPATPSNAPSLSGTPTTTTTTTTATTTTATTGPSSGPGG; encoded by the coding sequence GTGGGGGAGAGGGCATTTCGCCCGGTATCTTTGACGTTTGTGACCACCTCCCGCACCCCCTCGAGCCAAGGGCCGATCAATCGGCGCGCGGCTCTGGCGGCTATCGGCCTGGGCGTTTTCGCGCCGAGCGTCCTGGCCGCGTGTGCAGGCGGCAAGATCACCCCGCAATCCGAGAAGAAGCCGCCGGCCGCGCCCAAGCTGAGCTACCAGCCGGCGAACGCCACCGAAGACGTGGTGCCGATCGCGCCGATCAGCGTCAGCGTCACCGACGGCTGGTTCCAGAAGGTCGCGCTGACGAACTCGGCCGGCAAGCCCGTCGCCGGCACGTTCAACCAGGACCGCACCGTCTTCATGACCACCGAGCCGCTGGGCTACGACACCACCTACAACTGGAGCGGGTCGGCCGTCGGTCACGACGGCAAGGCAGTTCCGGTGGCCGGCAAATTCATCACCGTTACGCCGAAGAAGAAGATCGATGGCGGGTTCCAACTGGCTGACGGTCAAACCGTAGGAATCGCGGCCCCGATCATCATCCAGTTCGACGCCCCGATCAGCGACAAAGCCGCGGTCGAGCGGGCGTTGACCATCAAGACCAACCCGCCCGTCGAGGGCAGCTGGGCATGGTTGCCTGACGAATCGCAGGGCGCCCGCATCCACTACCGGCCCAGGGAGTACTACCCGGCGGGCACCACCGTCAACGTCGACGCCAAGTTCTACGGGCTGCCGTTCGGCGACGGGGCCTACGGTCTGCAGGACATGTCCCTGAACATCCAGATCGGCCGGCGGCAGGTCGTCAAGGCCGAGGTCTCCTCCCACCGCATCCAAGTGGTCACCGACGCCGGTGTGATCATGGACTTCCCCTGCAGCTACGGCGAGGCCGATAAAGCCCGCAATGTGACGCGCAACGGCATTCACGTGGTCACCGAGAAATACGCCGACTTCTACATGTCCAACCCGGCCGCCGGCTACAGCAACGTGCACGAGCGGTGGGCGGTCCGGATCTCCAACAACGGCGAGTTCATCCACGCGAACCCGTCCAGCGCCGGCGCCCAGGGCAACAGCAACGTCACCAACGGCTGCATCAACCTGTCCACTTCCGACGCGGCCGAGTACTTCCCGACGGCGATGTACGGCGACCCGGTCGAGGTGACCGGCAGCTCTATCCAGCTCTCCTACTCCGACGGCGACATCTGGGACTGGGCGGTGGACTGGGACACCTGGGTCGCGATGTCGGCGCTGCCCGCGCCGTCCGGGCGCCCCCCGGGCACTCAGATCCCGGTCACCGCACCGGCGACGCCGTCGAACGCACCCAGCCTGTCGGGCACTCCGACGACCACGACGACGACGACCACCGCCACGACGACCACCGCCACGACCGGGCCTAGTTCTGGGCCAGGTGGTTGA
- a CDS encoding SDR family oxidoreductase, producing MSSPDPKKPVAVVTGASSGIGEATTKVLAAQGFHVVAVARRADRINALAAEVGGTGVVADVTKDEDVAALARRLDRVDVLINNAGGAKGLAPVADADMEHWRWMWETNVLGTLRVTRALLPKLIESGDGLIVTVTSIAALEIYDGGAGYTAAKHAQGALHRTLRGELLGKPVRLTEIAPGAVETEFSLVRFDGDEQRADAVYTGMTPLVAADVAEVIGFVASRPSHVNLDQIIIRPRDQASATRKFNHLAQN from the coding sequence ATGAGTTCCCCCGACCCGAAGAAGCCAGTCGCCGTGGTGACCGGAGCCAGTTCCGGGATCGGCGAGGCGACCACGAAAGTGCTTGCCGCACAAGGATTTCACGTGGTTGCAGTGGCACGGCGGGCCGATCGGATCAATGCGCTGGCCGCCGAGGTCGGCGGCACCGGGGTTGTGGCCGACGTCACAAAAGACGAGGACGTGGCCGCGCTGGCCCGCCGGCTGGACCGGGTCGACGTGCTGATCAACAACGCCGGCGGCGCGAAGGGCCTGGCGCCGGTGGCGGATGCCGACATGGAGCATTGGCGCTGGATGTGGGAGACCAATGTGCTGGGCACGCTGCGGGTGACCCGGGCATTGCTGCCCAAGCTGATCGAGTCCGGCGACGGTCTGATCGTCACCGTGACTTCGATTGCGGCCCTTGAGATTTACGACGGCGGCGCCGGCTACACGGCGGCCAAGCACGCTCAGGGCGCACTGCACCGCACGCTGCGCGGCGAACTACTGGGGAAGCCGGTGCGTTTGACCGAGATAGCCCCCGGCGCGGTGGAGACCGAGTTCTCGCTGGTTCGGTTCGACGGCGATGAGCAACGTGCGGACGCCGTCTACACGGGGATGACGCCGCTGGTGGCCGCCGACGTCGCTGAGGTCATCGGGTTCGTCGCGTCGCGTCCCTCGCACGTGAACCTGGACCAGATCATCATCCGGCCCCGCGATCAGGCGTCAGCGACGCGGAAGTTCAACCACCTGGCCCAGAACTAG
- a CDS encoding ROK family transcriptional regulator produces the protein MHSTTLTHQSHSRTGHNAQLRAYRQVVPPALHLSDSAAASVFRAVRLRGPVGRDVIASVTSLSIATVNRQVIALLDAGLLRERADLAVSGAIGRPRVPVEVNHEPFVTLGIHIGARTTSIVATDLFGRTLDTVETPTPLSAAGPALTALSHSASRYLRRWHRRRALWAGVAIGGTVDSTTGLVDHPRLGWRQAPVGPVLADALGLPVSVASHVDAMAGAELLLGMRRFAPGTSTSLYVYARETVGYALVIGGRVHCPASGPGTIAPLPVQSELLGGSGQLESTVSDEAVLAAARRLRILPGVAPATRPGASTTAMTDLLRVARSGNEQARELLSERARVLGGAVALLRDMLNPDEVVVGGQAFTEYPEGMADVEAAFAERSVLAPRDIRVTAFGNRVQEAGAGIVSLDGLYADPLGAMRRSGALSDRLVDTEPTAIAK, from the coding sequence GTGCACTCGACTACTCTCACCCACCAATCGCACAGCCGCACCGGGCATAACGCACAGTTGCGGGCATACCGCCAGGTCGTGCCCCCGGCGTTGCACCTGTCGGACTCCGCGGCGGCGTCGGTCTTCCGCGCCGTGCGGTTACGCGGCCCCGTGGGCCGCGACGTCATCGCCAGTGTCACCTCTTTGAGCATCGCCACGGTGAACCGTCAGGTCATCGCGTTGCTCGATGCCGGACTGCTCCGTGAACGCGCCGACCTGGCGGTTTCCGGGGCGATCGGACGCCCGAGGGTTCCGGTGGAGGTCAACCACGAGCCCTTCGTCACGCTCGGCATCCACATCGGCGCCCGCACCACGAGCATCGTGGCTACCGACCTGTTCGGCCGCACGCTGGACACGGTGGAGACCCCGACGCCGCTCAGCGCCGCGGGTCCCGCCCTGACGGCGCTGTCCCACAGCGCCAGCCGCTACCTGCGACGCTGGCACCGGCGGCGCGCGCTGTGGGCCGGCGTGGCGATCGGCGGCACCGTCGACAGCACAACCGGCCTGGTGGACCACCCCCGACTGGGTTGGCGGCAGGCTCCGGTCGGACCGGTGCTGGCCGACGCGCTGGGCTTGCCCGTTTCGGTGGCTTCGCACGTGGACGCGATGGCCGGGGCGGAACTGCTGCTGGGCATGCGGCGGTTCGCGCCCGGCACCTCGACCAGCTTGTACGTGTATGCGCGCGAGACCGTGGGCTATGCCCTGGTGATCGGCGGGCGGGTGCACTGCCCGGCCAGCGGGCCGGGCACCATCGCACCCCTGCCGGTGCAATCGGAGTTGCTCGGCGGGTCCGGGCAACTGGAATCCACCGTGAGTGACGAGGCCGTACTGGCGGCCGCCCGTCGGCTCCGGATCCTGCCCGGAGTGGCCCCCGCCACCCGTCCCGGTGCGTCGACGACCGCGATGACCGACCTGCTGCGAGTGGCACGGTCGGGCAACGAGCAGGCCAGAGAGCTGCTGTCGGAGCGGGCGCGGGTGCTCGGCGGGGCCGTCGCGCTGCTGCGCGACATGCTCAACCCAGACGAAGTAGTGGTCGGCGGCCAGGCGTTCACCGAGTATCCGGAAGGGATGGCGGACGTGGAGGCCGCCTTCGCCGAGCGTTCGGTGCTGGCTCCGCGCGACATCCGCGTCACCGCCTTCGGCAACCGCGTGCAGGAGGCCGGAGCCGGCATCGTGTCGCTGGACGGACTCTATGCCGACCCGTTGGGAGCGATGCGCCGATCGGGAGCACTGAGCGACCGCCTCGTCGACACCGAGCCCACTGCTATCGCCAAGTAG
- the mshA gene encoding D-inositol-3-phosphate glycosyltransferase, giving the protein MRYDDEPRRVALLAVHTSPLAQPGTGDAGGMNVYVLQSALHLAKRGIEVEIFTRATASADPPVVRAAPGVLVRNVVAGPFEGLDKYDLPTQLCAFAAGVLRAEAAHEPGYYDIVHSHYWLSGQVGWLARDRWAVPLVHTAHTLAAVKNAALADGDTAEPPLRTVGEQQVVDEADRLIVNTEDEARQLILLHHADPARIDVVHPGVDLEVFRPGDRAAARAKLGLAPDEPVVAFVGRIQPLKAPDIVLRAAARLPGVRIVVAGGPSGSGLASPDGLSRLAGELGIASRVTFLPPQSREDLATLFHAADLVAVPSYSESFGLVAVEAQACGTPVVAAAVGGLPVAVRDGITGTLVSGHEVGQWADAIDHLLRVNAGPQGWAMSRAAAQHAATFSWENTTDALLTSYRRAIDDFSAGRQRRVRDLVAKRKPRRWSARRGVGA; this is encoded by the coding sequence GTGCGTTACGACGACGAGCCACGCCGGGTAGCCCTGCTCGCGGTACACACGTCGCCGCTGGCACAGCCCGGCACCGGTGATGCCGGCGGCATGAACGTCTATGTGCTGCAGAGCGCATTGCACCTGGCCAAGCGGGGCATCGAGGTGGAGATCTTCACCCGGGCCACCGCATCAGCCGACCCGCCGGTGGTGCGCGCCGCACCCGGCGTGCTGGTTCGCAACGTGGTCGCCGGGCCGTTCGAGGGCCTCGACAAGTACGACCTGCCGACGCAGTTGTGCGCCTTCGCCGCCGGGGTGCTGCGCGCCGAAGCCGCGCACGAGCCGGGTTACTACGACATCGTGCACTCCCACTACTGGCTGTCCGGGCAGGTCGGCTGGCTGGCCCGCGATCGGTGGGCGGTGCCGTTGGTGCATACCGCGCACACGCTGGCCGCGGTGAAGAACGCGGCGCTGGCCGACGGTGACACCGCGGAGCCGCCGTTGCGCACGGTCGGCGAGCAGCAGGTCGTCGACGAGGCGGACCGGCTCATCGTCAACACCGAAGACGAAGCGCGACAATTAATTTTGTTGCACCACGCGGATCCGGCCCGCATCGATGTAGTGCACCCCGGTGTGGATTTGGAGGTTTTCCGGCCGGGCGACCGGGCGGCCGCGCGGGCAAAGTTGGGGCTGGCGCCCGACGAGCCGGTGGTGGCCTTCGTCGGGCGCATCCAGCCGCTCAAGGCGCCCGACATCGTGCTGCGGGCGGCGGCGCGACTGCCGGGTGTGCGCATCGTCGTGGCCGGTGGCCCCTCCGGAAGCGGCCTGGCATCCCCGGACGGCCTGTCCCGGCTTGCCGGTGAACTCGGCATCGCCTCGCGGGTGACCTTCCTGCCGCCGCAGTCCCGCGAAGATCTGGCCACCTTGTTCCACGCCGCCGACCTGGTTGCGGTGCCGAGCTATTCGGAGTCGTTCGGCCTGGTCGCGGTGGAAGCACAGGCCTGCGGAACGCCGGTGGTGGCAGCTGCGGTGGGCGGGCTTCCGGTGGCGGTGCGCGACGGCATCACCGGCACGCTGGTCTCCGGGCACGAGGTCGGGCAGTGGGCCGACGCCATCGACCACCTGTTGCGGGTCAACGCCGGCCCCCAGGGCTGGGCGATGAGCCGGGCCGCGGCCCAGCATGCCGCCACGTTCTCCTGGGAGAACACCACCGACGCGCTGCTGACCAGCTACCGTCGCGCGATCGACGACTTCAGCGCCGGACGCCAGCGCCGGGTGCGTGACCTGGTCGCCAAGCGCAAGCCGAGGCGCTGGTCGGCCCGGCGGGGGGTGGGCGCGTGA
- a CDS encoding YbjN domain-containing protein, with translation MSVEQVIEDALRASELNYSKHPGARGGLAGIIVELPGERRLKTNTILSVGEHSVRVEAFVCRKPDENHEGVYRFLLKRNRRLYGVAYTLDKVGDIYLVGRMSLASVDAEEIDRVLGQVLEAVDSDFNTLLELGFRTSIQKEWEWRVSRGESLKNLEAFAHLIDEDDETA, from the coding sequence GTGAGCGTGGAGCAGGTGATCGAGGATGCGCTGCGGGCCAGCGAGCTGAACTACTCCAAACACCCCGGCGCGCGCGGCGGGCTGGCGGGAATCATCGTCGAGCTGCCCGGCGAGCGCAGGCTCAAGACGAACACGATCCTGAGCGTCGGCGAGCATTCGGTGCGGGTCGAGGCGTTCGTGTGCCGCAAGCCCGACGAGAACCACGAGGGCGTGTACCGGTTCCTGCTCAAACGCAACCGCCGGCTTTACGGGGTCGCCTACACCCTGGACAAGGTCGGCGACATCTATCTCGTGGGGCGAATGTCGCTGGCCTCGGTCGACGCCGAGGAGATCGACCGCGTGCTGGGTCAGGTGCTCGAGGCGGTGGATTCGGACTTCAATACGTTGCTGGAGTTGGGTTTTCGCACTTCGATCCAGAAGGAATGGGAGTGGCGGGTCTCCCGCGGTGAGTCGCTGAAGAACCTGGAAGCGTTCGCGCACCTGATAGACGAAGACGACGAGACTGCGTGA
- a CDS encoding phosphoglyceromutase, whose translation MGDTATLVLLRHGESEWNALNLFTGWVDVGLTEKGRAEAVRGGELLAEQGLLPDVLYTSLLRRAISTAHLALDAADRLWIPVHRSWRLNERHYGALQGLDKAETKERYGEEQFMAWRRSYDTPPPAIEKGSEFSQDADPRYTNIDGGPLTECLADVVARFLPYYTDVIVPDLRTGKTVLIAAHGNSLRALVKYLDQMSDDDVVGLNIPTGIPLRYDLDADLRPKVPGGTYLDPEAAAAGAAAVASQGAAKG comes from the coding sequence ATGGGAGACACTGCCACGCTGGTCCTGCTGCGCCACGGCGAGAGCGAATGGAACGCCCTCAATCTCTTCACCGGCTGGGTCGACGTCGGACTGACCGAGAAGGGCCGCGCCGAGGCGGTGCGCGGCGGTGAGCTGTTGGCCGAGCAGGGTCTGCTGCCTGACGTGCTCTACACCTCGTTGCTGCGGCGCGCGATCAGCACCGCCCATCTGGCCCTGGACGCCGCCGACCGGTTGTGGATTCCGGTGCACCGCAGCTGGCGACTCAACGAGCGCCACTACGGCGCCTTGCAGGGCCTGGACAAGGCGGAGACGAAGGAACGCTACGGCGAAGAGCAGTTCATGGCCTGGCGGCGCAGCTATGACACGCCGCCGCCGGCCATCGAGAAGGGCAGCGAGTTCAGCCAGGACGCCGACCCCCGGTACACCAACATCGACGGTGGCCCGCTCACCGAATGCCTGGCTGACGTGGTGGCGCGGTTCCTGCCGTACTACACCGACGTCATCGTCCCGGACCTGCGCACCGGGAAGACGGTGCTGATCGCGGCGCATGGCAACTCCCTGCGCGCGCTGGTGAAGTACCTGGACCAGATGTCCGACGACGACGTCGTGGGGCTGAACATTCCGACCGGCATTCCGCTGCGCTATGACCTGGACGCTGACCTGCGCCCGAAGGTCCCCGGCGGGACTTATCTGGACCCCGAGGCGGCTGCCGCGGGAGCCGCGGCCGTGGCCAGCCAGGGTGCGGCAAAAGGCTGA